Proteins encoded within one genomic window of Callithrix jacchus isolate 240 chromosome 11, calJac240_pri, whole genome shotgun sequence:
- the LOC118143628 gene encoding uncharacterized protein LOC118143628 isoform X3 has protein sequence MAPCNPGLQPPSVALLLFADTAPGEDTRDSVLPDSSPAGGALRPLLGVKVAERQDGAGRRFNTHRRGDGRAAEEAEIGHKTKAAGSSQKLLQARTLLQPSDSCDPASTLIRAQ, from the exons ATGGCGCCATGTAACCCGGGTCTCCAGCCGCCCTCAGTGGCACTACTTCTCTTTGCGGACACAGCACCCGGGGAGGACACGCGGGACTCGGTGCTGCCGGACAGCAGTCCTGCAGGAGGAGCCCTTAGGCCTCTCCTCGGAGTGAAGGTGGCAGAGCGGCAG GACGGAGCTGGAAGGAGATTTAATACACACAGAAGAGGAGATGGCAGAGCCGCCGAGGAAGCAGAGATTGGCCACAAGACAAAGGCTGCTGGCAGCTCCCAGAAGCTCCTGCAGGCGAGGACTCTCTTACAGCCTTCGGACAGCTGTGACCCTGCTTCGACCCTGATTAGGGCCCAGTGA
- the LOC118143628 gene encoding uncharacterized protein LOC118143628 isoform X1: MAPCNPGLQPPSVALLLFADTAPGEDTRDSVLPDSSPAGGALRPLLGVKVAERQPPPELSCPPGHHETPPPGLCLLALLGKVRSSSSERSEETRRLLPWVAEGQPAFVFHVEAGGSVEDPQDGAGRRFNTHRRGDGRAAEEAEIGHKTKAAGSSQKLLQARTLLQPSDSCDPASTLIRAQ, from the exons ATGGCGCCATGTAACCCGGGTCTCCAGCCGCCCTCAGTGGCACTACTTCTCTTTGCGGACACAGCACCCGGGGAGGACACGCGGGACTCGGTGCTGCCGGACAGCAGTCCTGCAGGAGGAGCCCTTAGGCCTCTCCTCGGAGTGAAGGTGGCAGAGCGGCAG CCTCCTCCTGAGCTGTCTTGCCCGCCGGGGCACCACGAGACTCCTCCTCCAgggctctgcctcctggccttGCTTGGAAAGGTGAGATCATCCTCTTCTGAACGGAGTGAGGAGACCCGAAGGCTTCTTCCTTGGGTGGCTGAGGGCCAGCCGGCCTTTGTCTTCCATGTTGAGGCTGGTGGATCTGTTGAAGATCCACAG GACGGAGCTGGAAGGAGATTTAATACACACAGAAGAGGAGATGGCAGAGCCGCCGAGGAAGCAGAGATTGGCCACAAGACAAAGGCTGCTGGCAGCTCCCAGAAGCTCCTGCAGGCGAGGACTCTCTTACAGCCTTCGGACAGCTGTGACCCTGCTTCGACCCTGATTAGGGCCCAGTGA
- the LOC118143628 gene encoding uncharacterized protein LOC118143628 isoform X2, whose product MAPCNPGLQPPSVALLLFADTAPGEDTRDSVLPDSSPAGGALRPLLGVKVAERQPPPELSCPPGHHETPPPGLCLLALLGKDGAGRRFNTHRRGDGRAAEEAEIGHKTKAAGSSQKLLQARTLLQPSDSCDPASTLIRAQ is encoded by the exons ATGGCGCCATGTAACCCGGGTCTCCAGCCGCCCTCAGTGGCACTACTTCTCTTTGCGGACACAGCACCCGGGGAGGACACGCGGGACTCGGTGCTGCCGGACAGCAGTCCTGCAGGAGGAGCCCTTAGGCCTCTCCTCGGAGTGAAGGTGGCAGAGCGGCAG CCTCCTCCTGAGCTGTCTTGCCCGCCGGGGCACCACGAGACTCCTCCTCCAgggctctgcctcctggccttGCTTGGAAAG GACGGAGCTGGAAGGAGATTTAATACACACAGAAGAGGAGATGGCAGAGCCGCCGAGGAAGCAGAGATTGGCCACAAGACAAAGGCTGCTGGCAGCTCCCAGAAGCTCCTGCAGGCGAGGACTCTCTTACAGCCTTCGGACAGCTGTGACCCTGCTTCGACCCTGATTAGGGCCCAGTGA